The DNA sequence CGACAGTTCACGTAACCTACCAATTTGAGGTTGATAGGTTAGTTTGTTTTCGGACAAGAGGAGATCAGGGTCGGTTACCCGCGTTTGCGCAAGCTTCCTCGCTAAGGATCAAGACCAGCCCAAAGGCCCAACCGGAGCTGGGAAGCGTTGGCCATTGAGCCTCTAGCCGGAGCTTTCGAATCGGAAGTCTCGATTCTCACGGAGGGTAAGCAAACTGGCCCGGCAAAAACCGAGTCTAGAGCGGGTTGCGTGAATCCCCGGAGGGAGTCTTCTCGGTCATTGTCATAGACTACTCAATGGTGGTCGGGAAGCTTGGATCCACAATTCAGAGTGTTAGTTTGGGCGGCGGAACCTGGGCGAGAAAATCGATCGTGCGGCGTTTGAGCGCCGAGTCGCTCAATCACCCCGCGGTGTCAGCGGATCTGCTCGGAACCCGGTTTGACCGGAAGGGTGAAGTGTAGTGTCGCGCCGCGGTCAGGGTTCTGCGTTGCCCAAATCCGCCCAGCGTGATTCTCGATAATGGAACGCACAATTGTGAGCCCCATGCCCATTCCACTCGGTTTTGTGGTGAAAAAGGGCTCGAACAGACGAGGCATGACTCCGGGGTCGATGCCCTTTCCCGAATCACGTACCGATACGCGTATTTCGTCGGGCTCTTCCAGCGCTGCGAGGAGAGTAACTTTGCGCGGTCCCTCACTGTCGCACACCGAATCGAAAGCGTTCATGACCAGGTTGAGGACCGCCTGAGTCAAATGGGTCTGGTCGCCGCGCACGAGCGCCGTTGAGTCGGGCAACTCCGTTGACCACGAGATCTGCTTCGTTCTGGCATCGGCGCTCACGATGCGAGCCACGTCGAGCAAAAGCTCCCGGACATAGACCGTCGACGTTTTCACTTCGCCGCGCTTAAACATGGCGCGAACGTTCTTCACGATGTCGACGGCGCGGCCATCGTCGCGGATGATATCCTCAAGGGCCTCGTTAATTTCGGTCAGGTCGGGAGTTTTGGCGGTGAGCATCCGTCGCACGGCTTTCGCATTGTTCAGGATAGCTCCGAGCGGCTGATTTAACTCATGCGCGAGGGAAGCGGTCAGCTCACCCATCGCCATTAGTTGTGAAGTCTGGCGTAATTCTTCGGACAGGCGGCGAATCTCCGCTTCCGCACGCTTTCGCTCTAAGGCATTTCCGAGGATCTCGGCGACCAGCTTTAATCGCTGTACTTCTTGCTCGGACCAGTGTCTCTCGGAAAAGATCGAGCCGACCAGCAGGGCGCCGACCACGAGTCCACCCACCCGGAACGGAACTGTGACGTTGGATTTGTTTCCAAGCAGGCGAAAAGCGTCCTGAGCCGTCGAAGCCTCAGGGGGCAGGTCGTCTATGCGCGAGATAACGACCACTTGGCCCGAATTTACCTTGTCAACCAGCCAAGAGAACTCCCGAGGTGGAGGCGTTCGCGAACGGTGCAGAGCACTCACACCCTCTCGGGCCCATTGATGGGTTATGTAGAGTTGTCCGTCCTGAGGATCTAATTGGACGACGGTACTGCGATCGACTCCCATCGCAAGTACGATCCGTTCTAGCCATCGCTCGATTTCGCCATCGATTTCATCGACCGATGCGCGAACGAAAACTGTCGACAAGTCGGCCAGCAGCTTTTCAAAATCTACCGCTGCCGCGTCCGGAAGCGCACCGTCCTCCAGATTGGTGCGGGATGCGGTCCGCTCGTTCTCCTCCTTGGTTTGATCGACCATAAAACGGCGTA is a window from the Candidatus Binataceae bacterium genome containing:
- a CDS encoding ATP-binding protein — encoded protein: MGALRRFMVDQTKEENERTASRTNLEDGALPDAAAVDFEKLLADLSTVFVRASVDEIDGEIERWLERIVLAMGVDRSTVVQLDPQDGQLYITHQWAREGVSALHRSRTPPPREFSWLVDKVNSGQVVVISRIDDLPPEASTAQDAFRLLGNKSNVTVPFRVGGLVVGALLVGSIFSERHWSEQEVQRLKLVAEILGNALERKRAEAEIRRLSEELRQTSQLMAMGELTASLAHELNQPLGAILNNAKAVRRMLTAKTPDLTEINEALEDIIRDDGRAVDIVKNVRAMFKRGEVKTSTVYVRELLLDVARIVSADARTKQISWSTELPDSTALVRGDQTHLTQAVLNLVMNAFDSVCDSEGPRKVTLLAALEEPDEIRVSVRDSGKGIDPGVMPRLFEPFFTTKPSGMGMGLTIVRSIIENHAGRIWATQNPDRGATLHFTLPVKPGSEQIR